The window TAAATGTAACTTATTTTTTCATTTGGTTATAATAAAAATAAGCTTAAACCTTTTTAATTGATGTAAGGATACAAATTAGTAAAATCCTATTCTTTATTAGTAGGTAAAAAATCCTCGTTTTTTATAAAAGTGACGTTGGCGTAAAACATGTAAAAACGTGTTTTAATAATTTTACAGCCATTTATATTATAAATTAAACGGTAATTAAACGGTAATTAAACGGGAAAACATTGTTTTAAGCATTGTATTACACTTTTTAAGTATTGTTGTAATACGGTTTGTTAAAAGACGTAATACAATTAAAATAGTTTAAAATTGCCATTACCTTAAGTGATTTTCAAATAGGGTATTGCTGAATTTGCAGTAATTGTACATTAAAGTGTTGATAGTAAGTAATCAATGAAAATAATAAAGCTAGTAAAAGTTTTTTTATTGTTTATAACCCTTTGGCTTATAAGGGTGTTCGTGTTGAGCCAATTATAGTTCAATTTTGGAGGCGAATTAATTAGAATAACATCTTTTATATTAAAAGTGAATAAAATAAAGACACAAAAAAACCAGAATGAAAATGTCTGGTTTTTAAGTAAAATTGTATGTTGGAATAAATTATTCTTTAATGATCTTAAATTCTTTCGTTTTATTATCATCTGTCTTTATATTTAAAAAGTACATACCATTAGAAAATGAACTTGTATTTATTTCTAAAACTTGTTTGTTTTCAAATTCATAATTCATGACTTTTTGACCTAACACGTTATGAATCTTGATATTAACCTTAGAATGATTTTCTCCAAGATTAATCGTTAAAATATCTTTAACAGGATTAGGGTATATTTTAATATGATTGTTTAATTCATTATCAATTATTCCTAAAGTATCATCTGTAATTGTAATAGGAATACATTCAAGATTATTATTTTCATTGCTTTCTACAATAATATCTTCAGCATCCGCAACAAAAAGGATATAATAATTTCCAATACTTATATCACTAGGTATTGTTACATTTTCATACTCAAACTCAGAAGGGTCATCACTACCAATACCTGATGGGTCATCTTCAAGATAATAATCGTTGCTATCTAAAATGCAATCTGTTGATAGGTAGTAATATACTCTAGGACTACTAATTTCTGTATCTGTTTGATATCCTGTATAGTTCTGAAAAACAGAAATATAAATTTGGTCTCCTAAATTTGCTTCAGTAACATCTACAAAAGGATAACTTAATGTAACATCTTGGTAGTTAGAATTTGCTGAAAACAAATTAAATTCAACACATGAAATATTGTTGTTTTCATTGGTCTCATAAACTCCATTTTCCACATCTACTCTAGTAATAATATAATAAGTTCCAGGATTTAAATTATTTGGTAGTTCTATGGACTCAGTAACATCATTAACTGGTAAGTCAGACCCTAGACTAATACCATCATCACTTACTAATATATCATCGTTACTCAAAACGCAATCAGTAGATAAGAAATAGAAAACCTCTATACTTGGTAAATCTGCATTAAGTTGAATTCCAGAATAATTCATATTAGCAAAAACCTCAACTTCACTGCCTATCATCACATTATAAGGATTACATGTTTCATCTGTAATAAAAATATCTCCTTCTGGTGTACTTGTGCCATTTATTGTTATTTCAACACACGCAACATTATTATTTTCTAAAGAACCTTCATTAATTAGATTTTCACTATCTGCTACAAAAAGAATGTAATACGTGCCAGAAGGTGTTGCTGGTGGAATAGTTAGAATATTATCTTCATCAATATTTGGATTATTTATGCCTAGGTTAGAAGTGTCATCATCTAAAAACACATCCTCTGCATAGCTAAAATTACAATCCGTTGAGAGGAAATACCCTAAAGTTAATGTAGGTAAATCACTTGAGGTTTGATTACCCAGATAAATATGGTTTGCAGCTACATTAATAGTACCTCCTGCATTAACATTTGTTTGCGTTACAGATTCATTTAAGATAGTTACATCATCTGTATTAGAACTAGCAAGTGCAATAGTCACTCTGTCATCATCATAATTATTGTTTTCATTTGGTTCATTAATTTGATTATCACTATCAGCAAAAACAATTAAATCATAAGTTCCAGCAGAAGGAATATAAGTTGGCAAATCGAATTCTTCAAATACGGTTTCGTCTTCATCAACATCCAATCCATTAAAAGTAAATGTTCCCATGAGTTCATTAGTGTCTGGATCACCATCATCATCAATATCAAGAAACACTAATACTTCAAAATCATTAACATCTTCTGTACCTTCGTTCTCAATAAGAATTTCTAGTTCGACTTCTTGACCTGGAACAAGGTCTATATCTGGAACAGCTCTTACCCTTCTCACATCTAAATCAGGTCCGTTTTGCACTACATCACCTATTTGTATTGGATAGAAATCTAGATTGTTATTTTCATTACTTTCATTAATTATATCTACTGGGTCTGGGTCTGTTACAAGATAGTATTGACCATCAACTACATTAGGTATTGATATTTCAGTTGAAAGAGAAATGGTTTCATTTGGAGCAATTGTTTGTGGAATTAGTTCACTTCCCATATTATCATCTGAACCATTCAAGATAGTATCCGTAGATAAATATATATTAGGAGTTAACCAAAATTGAGTAGCTTCATCTCCATTATTAGTAACAGTATAATCAATAGTAATAGTATCCCCAACATCTGGATTATTATTACTTGTACCTGTTATATTACTTACTAAATCTATACCATTAGTATTGGTTTCTTGATGTGTTACACAAATTTTAAAAGTGTCAGTACTTGGAGGAGAACCTTGGTAGTTCCATTCAAAAACTCTTATGTAATACGTTTGTCCTATAGTTAAACCATTCCATGTTTCACTTACAGAAGACGGAGCTCCAATTGGGTCGTAACAACCAATATAGTTGCTAGAACCAGATGAACATGATGTTCGTAATTCAATCACTGCATCAAAATTACTAGCGTAATTTCCAACTGTAACAGTATGACTTGTAGCTATTGCTGTAAATTTATAATACACATCATAATCGTCAGGAGATTCACATTCACAACCTAAACAGCTATTTGCTCCAACTGAAGGTGTAGCATCTTCTACAGTTCCATTTGTATAATTACAACTAGTGTTACTTGTTAAAGTTGTAGCATTATTACAATCGTCATTTGGTGGTGGATTACCACCAGTAGTGCCATCAACTGTTATGGTTACTTGGTCTGTGTCTGTACAACCGTTTTCTGTAACCGTTAATGTGTATATTGTTGTTTGCGATGGCGTTGCAGTTGGCGTACAACTATTTGGATTACTTAATCCTGTTGATGGCGACCATGAACAGCTTGTGCCTCCTGAGCCTTGTAATGTTGTTGATTCTCCGTTTTGAATGGTTACGTTAGAACCTGCATTTGCGGTAACACTACACCTAGATGAATTGAGTTTATGAGAACGGTCTTCAATTAAAGTATTGTTAGAACTAGCTTGACGTCCAGAACTATTTGGTATAGGATGTTCGCTTAATATTTCAATTTGATTAGTACCCAAAATGCTATTCCCATTAATATCTTCACCTTGGAATACCAAATCTGTTTCATTTATTGTGCCTGTATAAAACATAGACAGACCCCAACTTTTTCCATCTGGTGAGCCCACCATATTTGTAAAACCAGTGGATGGGTCGTCTACTTTGACTCTAACAAATAACATTGGTTCACTTGCTGTAACTACTAAATCAAATTGGTCACCTGGATTAATTTGATATTGAGCTTCAACACCTGTTAACTCTAGCCCATTACTTTGAGAATTTAATTCCCAACCTTTGTTATAAACTTCCTGTGCACTAAAAGTAACTTCAACATTCTTGATATGTGGATTAAAATTATCAATGATTATAGGAGCCTCTTCTGAAAAATGCTCTTGGTCTTGTACATCTGTTAAGACTGCTCTTAAATGATAATTTCCGTCAGGATATCTTGCTAAGTTGCTTAATTGAGCATCTTGTCCGCCGTTTGTTACTCTTGGAATGAACTGTGTGAAATAGTAATCATCGTAGCTACCTGAACCGTATGCTTTTGGTTCAACTCCTGTATTAGTCCAATTACCAAGATATTGACTTCCACTACCACCTACATTACTAGGTATTGGTGTGCTACCGTTACCACCATACGATATTTCTGCCCAATTATTAACACCCTGTATTATTGAATAGTTACCATCACTGGGTTTTAATTCCAATTCAATTAGTTCTGGGTCAAAAACACAATATAGATATCTCTGCTGACTTGAGCTATTTAATATAGTGCCAGGATTTGCAAATGTAACTTTTGCTTTAATAGGGTAGTTATTGTTACCTCTGACATTAGAAAAAGTAGAACCGTTTTGGCTCTCTAAACTTATGCTGTAACCTCCGTTAAAAAAAGGATTGTTTTGATAATTAAATTCGGCTAATACATTATCAGAATTTACATCACTCCATAGACTTCCGTTAGTAGGTGTAAAGCTTTGAGTTTTTTGAATATGTAAATGTGTATGATAACTAACTTCTTGACCGTTACTGTTTATGTAAGAACCTGAATTACCAATAGGAGCTATAATATCATTGGGTATTACTGAATTAGTGGTTGTATAAGGATTACCCAAAAAGTTAAAATTATCCCCACCAATTTCAGCAAAAGCTTTTCCATATGGTGTGATAATTGCATACTTTGGATTTGTCGAACTATTATAGTTGACAAAATAGAAGCCATTTACACTAAATGTTGAGTCATTTATATTATTAGGACAATCACCTGAATTACCAGAGAAAATATGTCTGTAACCAATACCATTTGAAAAAAGTATACTTTTTAAACCAGTTGAACCACACTCAATTTTTTCAACAGTGCTGGTGAAATCTACTACAAATGGAATTCCGTAGCTATTGTCATTTACATCAAGCCCACCATGGAAATTATGATTACTTGCTCTTGGGCCATAGTCAGATGTGATATCTTGAAATTGAAAATACTTGTACTCTGAATCTGAATAATAACGTTGACTTATTTCATTTGCTGATTGCCCTAAAACAAAAAGTTGTAAGAAAAAAAAGCCTAATGTTGTTAGATTTTTCATTTGTTAATTTTTTTTGTAGATATAACATTTTGGCTGTCATTATCTAGTATATTTATTATTCCATTATTTATCTTTATTGTGGATTTATTTAATTCAGCTTTTTCAGTCCAAATTATTTTCTTTTGTTTTAAATCAATTAGTTTAATATTTTCTAGATGCTTATTATCAATGGCTAATAATAAATAATCTTTAGTTGGAAAAATTCCATATACATTTTCAGAATATTTGAAACTTTCCAAACCTTTAATATTATCTAGTGAATTTATTTTTGTTCTTAAATCTAACAGAGCAGGTTTATATTCATTGTAATCATCATTTAAATCAGCTTTCGTAAGCTGAATTCCATATAAATACTTTAAGTCATCGGAAATTGATTTTGCAATGAACCTAGTTTTATTTAACTCGATAGCAGAGACTTCAAGCCCATTAAGATTTAAAATTTTTATTGTTGTTAAAAAATCAAAATCATCAACCTTTTTTTCAGTTGCATAGTAGCTTACGAGAATATAACTGGGTTTATAATCAAGTTTGTTGGGAGTATTAATATTTGTAAGACTTTTTAAAACATTATATTTATAATTGCTTTCATAAGGATTATTCTCTTTCAAATTATAGACACTAATGAGTTCATCATTTTCATAGAACATTATCTCATTTTTTTGAAAATCATATTCCTGTTTATTTGTGATTTTATGGTCTTCAATTGATGATTCATTGATTTCTGAATTAATATCATTATTTTCAATAATCATCTCTTTTATATTATCGGTTTTCTTTTGATTATAAATATATTCTTGCACCCTAAAATACCCGCCAACAAAAATTAGCAATAGAACTCCAACAATTAAAAAATATTTTTTCTTCATAATTTTATACAACTTAAAATTAGATAATTAACAACTAAATATAGCCTGATACATATATCCATTGATTAAACCTTTGGGTATTTGATTTTTTCTTGATAATTCTATCAACTCCTTTAAAAGGATTAAATCCTCTTTAAGATCATAATCTTCATTGGTGGTATCTATTAATTCTAATATTAGATGGATTCTTTTAAGTTCTATTTCTTCAACTAATAAATCAGTTTTTATTTTTTTAGTCTTTTCATTTTGGCCAAAAGAAAAACAAGAATAGAAAAATAGAAAAAGCAGTAAAAGTCTCATAAGCAATTAATTAATTCCTAAATATAAATGTTAAAATTTTAACAATCAAGACTTGTAGGTGAAAAATTCTAATTTAGTATTCTTATGTAATTTGAAATAATCTTCATATTAAATGATGTCATTTTCAATTTACAAGTTTCATAAAAGTAAATGCCAATACTTTTATTTTTATAATTATCGATTTTTAAAAACGCTAATTATAAACTATATGTGGAGAAAATTCATGTAATACAATTTATTTCATTTTGTATTACAAATTATTATATATTTGACTTTTATTATTAATCAGAGTACACGATTCCGTACACGATTTTAATAGTGAGACAGCTAATAGGAGTAAAATTCGGTGTTATATCAAACTCATAACCCGAAGGTCACTGGTTCGAGTCCAGTTCCCGCTACTAAGAAAGCCAGATACGAAAGTGTCTGGCTTTTATGTTTTAGATACGGCATCACGCTATTTTACTAGCGTATGGTATATAAGGATCAATTCCGTGGTATTTCGCTTAAAGATTCGTGTTTTGTTGCATGGGCAAGTGAAATCATGTTGGTTTTTTATCTAAAAAAGGCATGTAGGGAGCTTATCTAATAGCTATATTATTTTTTAAATACAAAGTAATACGCGGATACATCGCTGCATTCAAGGTTCTAACGCAACAAACGTTGCTTTTTTTTAGTTTATACTAAGCTACATTTTTTAGTTCAAAATCCATAATTTCTTGAGGAGTTTTATAACCTATTATTTTCCGAGGTCTATTGTTAAGTTTTTCTTGAATACTCATTAGTGATTTTTCATCAATTTGATTGAAGTCAGTTCCTTTAGGAAGGTATCTTCTAATAAGTCCATTTGTATTTTCATTAGTTCCTCTTTCCCAGGAAGAATATGGATGGGCAAAGTAAATTTTCATGCCAGTATTTTGTGTTATTTTTTCGTGTTTTGCCATTTCAATTCCGTTATCGTATGTCATTGTTTTC is drawn from Lacinutrix sp. WUR7 and contains these coding sequences:
- a CDS encoding CARDB domain-containing protein, producing MKNLTTLGFFFLQLFVLGQSANEISQRYYSDSEYKYFQFQDITSDYGPRASNHNFHGGLDVNDNSYGIPFVVDFTSTVEKIECGSTGLKSILFSNGIGYRHIFSGNSGDCPNNINDSTFSVNGFYFVNYNSSTNPKYAIITPYGKAFAEIGGDNFNFLGNPYTTTNSVIPNDIIAPIGNSGSYINSNGQEVSYHTHLHIQKTQSFTPTNGSLWSDVNSDNVLAEFNYQNNPFFNGGYSISLESQNGSTFSNVRGNNNYPIKAKVTFANPGTILNSSSQQRYLYCVFDPELIELELKPSDGNYSIIQGVNNWAEISYGGNGSTPIPSNVGGSGSQYLGNWTNTGVEPKAYGSGSYDDYYFTQFIPRVTNGGQDAQLSNLARYPDGNYHLRAVLTDVQDQEHFSEEAPIIIDNFNPHIKNVEVTFSAQEVYNKGWELNSQSNGLELTGVEAQYQINPGDQFDLVVTASEPMLFVRVKVDDPSTGFTNMVGSPDGKSWGLSMFYTGTINETDLVFQGEDINGNSILGTNQIEILSEHPIPNSSGRQASSNNTLIEDRSHKLNSSRCSVTANAGSNVTIQNGESTTLQGSGGTSCSWSPSTGLSNPNSCTPTATPSQTTIYTLTVTENGCTDTDQVTITVDGTTGGNPPPNDDCNNATTLTSNTSCNYTNGTVEDATPSVGANSCLGCECESPDDYDVYYKFTAIATSHTVTVGNYASNFDAVIELRTSCSSGSSNYIGCYDPIGAPSSVSETWNGLTIGQTYYIRVFEWNYQGSPPSTDTFKICVTHQETNTNGIDLVSNITGTSNNNPDVGDTITIDYTVTNNGDEATQFWLTPNIYLSTDTILNGSDDNMGSELIPQTIAPNETISLSTEISIPNVVDGQYYLVTDPDPVDIINESNENNNLDFYPIQIGDVVQNGPDLDVRRVRAVPDIDLVPGQEVELEILIENEGTEDVNDFEVLVFLDIDDDGDPDTNELMGTFTFNGLDVDEDETVFEEFDLPTYIPSAGTYDLIVFADSDNQINEPNENNNYDDDRVTIALASSNTDDVTILNESVTQTNVNAGGTINVAANHIYLGNQTSSDLPTLTLGYFLSTDCNFSYAEDVFLDDDTSNLGINNPNIDEDNILTIPPATPSGTYYILFVADSENLINEGSLENNNVACVEITINGTSTPEGDIFITDETCNPYNVMIGSEVEVFANMNYSGIQLNADLPSIEVFYFLSTDCVLSNDDILVSDDGISLGSDLPVNDVTESIELPNNLNPGTYYIITRVDVENGVYETNENNNISCVEFNLFSANSNYQDVTLSYPFVDVTEANLGDQIYISVFQNYTGYQTDTEISSPRVYYYLSTDCILDSNDYYLEDDPSGIGSDDPSEFEYENVTIPSDISIGNYYILFVADAEDIIVESNENNNLECIPITITDDTLGIIDNELNNHIKIYPNPVKDILTINLGENHSKVNIKIHNVLGQKVMNYEFENKQVLEINTSSFSNGMYFLNIKTDDNKTKEFKIIKE